One window of the Cryptomeria japonica chromosome 7, Sugi_1.0, whole genome shotgun sequence genome contains the following:
- the LOC131027076 gene encoding uncharacterized protein LOC131027076 isoform X1 produces MCGEESPQLHLLSVLYLFNLYATPFSSLSSFKLSQIIDENLNTNSDKPDFDLQLLVHQIDTLLVDYNNQLRKRNPNREKLASVQANLASASDASNLREQASFFFQTNRYPDGMLRRSTPDKHSSVEWYWKYSLGCSKVFNSGRRWKDLKGCTKPQWMADGQDLQQHSRVIYYMCMIFHLQINTSALEGIQSNLVASLQPRPILHHDAVGIKEKLEKSFNSSIGRMIPQQQQ; encoded by the exons ATGTGCGGAGAAGAATCCCCACAACTGCATTTATTGTCCGTCTTATATTTGTTTAATCTGTATGCCACACCATTCTCATCTTTGTCGTCTTTTAAACTTTCCCAAATCATTGATGAAAATCTGAATACAAATTCAGACAAGCCCGACTTCGATCTTCAACTATTAGTTCACCAAATCGATACTCTTCTTGTTGATTACAACAATCAGCTG AGAAAAAGAAATCCCAATAGGGAGAAATTGGCTTCTGTGCAAGCTAATCTAGCCTCTGCATCGGACGCATCTAATTTGAGAGAACAagcatcatttttttttcaaactaaTCGATACCCAG ACGGAATGCTCCGTAGATCAACACCAGACAAGCATAGCAGTGTTGAATGGTATTGGAAATATTCACTAGGCTGCAGTAAGGTTTTTAATAGTGGCCGCAGATGGAAGGATTTGAAAG GGTGTACAAAGCCTCAATGGATGGCCGATGGACAAGATCTTCAACAACATAGCAGGGTTATATATTATATGTGTATGATTTTTCATTTACAAATAAACACCTCTGCTTTGGAAGGCATTCAAAGCAATCTTGTAGCTAGTCTCCAACCTCGTCCGATCCTGCACCACGATGCAG TTGGAATAAAAGAGAAATTGGAGAAGTCATTCAACAGCTCGATTGGAAGGATGATACCACAACAGCAGCAGTGA